From one Fibrobacter sp. UWR4 genomic stretch:
- a CDS encoding MarR family winged helix-turn-helix transcriptional regulator — protein MHESLKLDNQLCFRLYTASRLVTQAYRPLLDKLKITYPQYLVMLILWESDNVCISTITERLLLETNTVTPLLKRMEDLGLIKRMPSKEDARQKIISLTTKGRKLQDKAKEVPTCLVSEMAKRNVDLQGLSSITPILDNLIHALQ, from the coding sequence ATGCACGAATCTTTGAAACTGGACAATCAACTTTGCTTTAGGCTTTATACGGCCTCCCGCCTAGTGACGCAGGCTTACCGCCCGTTGCTGGACAAGTTGAAAATTACCTACCCGCAATACCTGGTCATGCTGATCCTGTGGGAAAGCGACAACGTATGCATCAGCACCATAACGGAACGCTTGCTGCTCGAAACAAACACCGTTACTCCCCTGCTGAAGCGCATGGAAGACCTGGGCCTCATCAAGCGCATGCCTAGCAAAGAAGATGCACGCCAGAAGATTATCAGCCTCACGACAAAAGGCAGAAAACTGCAAGACAAGGCGAAAGAAGTCCCCACCTGCCTAGTCAGCGAAATGGCAAAAAGAAATGTCGACTTGCAAGGTCTCAGTTCCATAACCCCTATTCTCGACAATTTAATTCACGCACTTCAATAA